Genomic segment of Gilliamella apis:
TTATCTGTGGCTTTAGCAATACGACCTTTGTCATCACGTTCAATAGTGACTTCAGTTGGTGAAACCCAAATACGTTCATTGGTAGGGCTGGTGTAATAGAACGCATCAGCTAAAACCATACCTTGGCATAACAAGCGTTTGGCTGGTTCGTCTGATTTTACTAAACCAAAATCACGCATTAATTTATGGAAGAATCTAAAATAGAGTAAATGCATGATTGCATGTTCAATGCCACCAACATATTGATCAACAGGCAACCAATAATTTGCCGCATTTTCATCTAACATACCTTTGTCATAATGAGGGCAGGTGTAGCGTGCATAATACCAAGACGATTCCATAAAGGTATCAAAAGTATCGGTTTCACGCAGTGCCGGTTGACCATTAACCATCGTTTTTGCCCAATTTTGATCTGCTTTAATCGGACTAGTAATACCATTCATTTCAACATTTTCTGGTAAAATGACTGGCAGTTGATCTTCTGGTGTCGGGATTGTAGTGCCATCTTCAAGTGTCACCATAGGAATTGGTGCACCCCAATAACGTTGACGAGAGACTCCCCAATCACGTAAACGATAATTTACTTTACGATTACCAATACCTAATGCAATAAGTTTATCTGCAATAGCATTAAAGGCTTGTTCAAAATTAAGACCGTCAAACTCACCAGAATTAAATAATTTACCATGTTCAGTATAAGCTTGCTGTGATAGATCAGGTACTTGATCATCTTGTGTTAAAATAACAGGTTTAATTGGTAGATTATATTTTGATGCAAACTCATAATCACGTTCATCGTGACCAGGCACCGCCATCACCGCCCCTGTGCCGTATTCAATTAATACAAAGTTAGCAATCCAAACCGGAACTTTTGCACCGGTTAATGGATGGATAGCAAAAAATCCTGTTGCCATACCTTTCTTTTCCATTGTTGCCATGTCGGCCTCAGCGGTTTTAGTTGTTTTGCATTCAGCAATAAAGTCAGCAATTTTGGGATTATTTTGTGCAGCTAATTGAGCAAGTGGATGTTCCGCAGCTACCGAAACAAAACTTACACCCATTAAGGTATCAGGGCGAGTAGTATAAACACGTAACTTATCGCTATAGTTTTCAACGGCGAAATCAAACTCCACCCCTTCAGAACGACCAATCCAGTTTCGTTGCATTGTTTTGACTTGTTCTGGCCAGCTTTCAAGGGTATCTAAATCATTTAATAACTCATCAGCATATTCAGTGATTTTGATAAACCATTGTGGAATTTCTTTACGCTCAACCGGTGTATTACAACGCCAACAACACCCCTCAACCACTTGTTCGTTAGCCAATACAGTCTGGTCGTTTGGACACCAGTTAACAGCTGAAGTTTTTTTATAAACTAAACCTTTTTCAAATAGTTTGGTAAAGAACCATTGTTCCCATTTGTAATACTCAGGACGGCAAGTTGTTACTTCACGATCCCAATCATAACCAAAACCAAGTAGCTGTAATTGCTTCTTCATGTAAGCAATATTTTCATAAGTCCATTTGGCTGGCGCTGTATTATTTTTAACTGCTGCGCCTTCGGCGGGTAAACCAAATGCATCCCAACCGATTGGTTGTAATACATTTTTACCATTCAAACGTTGATAGCGTGAAATAGTGTCACCGATAGTATAATTTCGGACATGACCAAGATGTAAACGACCTGAAGGGTATGGAAGCATCGACAGACAGTAATACTTCTCTTTAGATGGATCTTCAGTAACGTGGAATGTTTTGTCTTCTTGCCAATGTTTTTGTACTTTGGCTTCAATTTCATCTGGGCGATATTGTTCTTGCATGACGAATTAATGTCCTATCTATTATTGCTAATAAAAATAATTTGCTAATTGTATTGGTTATTGAGGTGTTTTACAAACGTTATGTGAATTGTAAGATTGATTTATTAGGAATTAAAAGATGTAATTTGGATATTGTGCACTAGTAAAAAGCATAAAAAAGCGGGCTATGCCCGCTTAGTAAATAAATTAGCCACCATTGAAGACACTGGTAAATTTAGAGAAGAATGATTTTTGTTCTTCTTTTGGTATGTATTCCAAATTGGCCTGAATAAGTTGATCAACTTTTTGGCTTTCATCAACTAAACCTAATTCATTGTATGCATTACGCATCAATAACAATGCGCTCTTAGTTGAATCAGTATCAGGGAATAAGGCTAACATTTGGGTAACCCGATTAATCACAGCAACATAGGCTCCACGTTTAGTGTAATATTGTGATACTTTTAACTCATGACGTGCGATACGGGTTTTCAAAAATATTAAACGCTTTTTGGCGTCAGCGGCATAACTACTATTTGGAAAACCAGTTACCAAATAAGTAAAATCTTTAAATGCAGCCATGGCAAACTCAGGATCACGATCTGAACGATCGACATTAAACCACCCCTGAATGGTATTGTCATTCTGCGCCATATTAGAAATTCCGCGCATGTAAATTACCCAATCGATATTTGGGTGCGTTGGGTTCAATTTCAAAAAGCGGTCAATTGATGCAATGGCTAGTGGATAATCCGCTGTTTTATAGTAGGCATAAATTAAATCTAATTGAACTTGTTGTGAATAAGGTCCAAATGGATAATTTTTATCGATAGCCTCTAAAACACTAATACTGGATTTGATATTTCCACTCTCAAGCTCTGTTTTAGCTTTATTGTGGAGCTCAATCTCTGGCACATTTTCAACATCATGCTTTGTACTTGTACAGCCAATTAGCATGCTACTTAAAGCGATAGCTAACAAAGTTTGTAGACGCAATTTCATTCAGTTTTCAATCCAAAATATAATTAAACATTAAAGGCGATGATTGGTATATAATACTCTAAAACATAACAGCTTAAAATAGATAAATTACACATGCACAAGTTAAAACTATCATCTGAAATCGAACAAACTCAGCTTGGAATGCGATTGGATCAGGCGTTGTCCGAGCTTTTTCCTGATTATTCTAGGTCAAGAATTAAAGAATGGATCATAGATAATAAGGTATTAGTGAACAATAATATTGTAAATAAACCCAAAGATAAAGTACTTGGTGGTGAAAAAATATCCATCGAAGTTGAAATTGAAGAAGAAACCTATCATCAACCAGAAGATATAAAACTTAATATTGTTTATGAAGATGATCATATTTTGGTCATTAATAAACCACGAGATTTAGTTGTTCATCCTGGAGCAGGGAATCCAAATGGTACGGTATTGAACGCACTACTTTATCACTATCCAGATATCTCACGAGTGCCAAGAGCAGGTATTGTCCACCGTCTAGATAAAGATACAACAGGTTTAATGGTTGTTGCTAAAACCATTGAAGCACAAACTCATTTAGTTGAATCATTACAACTTCGTGAGATAACTCGTGAGTATGAAGCGGTTGCTATGGGGATCATTACTGCTGGTGGAACCGTAGATCAACCAATTACTCGCCATCCAACTAAACGGACACATATGGCGGTTTTTCCAACCGGAAAGCCTGCAGTAACCCATTATCGAGTAATGGAAAAATATCGTCTACATACTCGATTACGTTTAAGACTGGAAACAGGGCGTACCCATCAAATTCGTGTACATATGGCTCATATTGCACATCCACTGGTCGGTGATCCCCTTTATGGTGGTCGACCAAGGCCACCGAAAGGCGCTAGCGAATCATTTATCCAAACTCTGCGTGATTTTGATCGCCAAGCCTTACATGCCACTATGTTACGTTTATATCATCCAATTACTGGCGAACTAATGGAATGGCATGCACCAATACCTGAGGATATGCAAAAATTAATACAAGAGTTACAATTAGATACAGAACTTCATAAAGATGAACTTGATTGGTAATAGTTATGATTAAATCAATTTATCCCTATTGGCCAGCACCGACAAATATTCGTGCTTTTACTACAACTCGCATCGGTGGTGTGAGTTCTACGCCGTTTGATAGCCTAAATTTAGGTAGCCGTACTGGTGATGATTTGAATGATATCGTCGAAAATCGTCGTCTTATAATTAATGCTGAAAAAATTCCTAGTGAACCTTATTGGCTAAATCAAACCCATAGCACAACCGTACTTGATATTTCAGAAATTCAATTACAGCCGGCAACTGGATTAATTGGTAGTAGTGAGCGATTTGAAGCTGATGGATCATATACTCGGCAAGTTAATCAAGTTAGTGTTGTCTTAACGGCTGATTGTATGCCTGTACTATTTTGTTCAATTGAAGGCAATGAGGTCGCCGCCGCTCATGCTGGTTGGCGTGGGCTTTGTCATGGTATTTTAGAAGAAACGGCAAAGAAATTTTATTGTAAGGCTAGTGATATCATCGTTTGGCTTGGTCCAGCAATTGGCGCTACAAAATTTGAAGTAGGTGGTGAAGTGAAAAAGCAGTTTGAAGCTTACGATGCAAATGCGCATCATGCATTTAAACTAATTGATGCCAAACAACAAAAATATTTAGCAGATCTTTATATGATTGCCAAACAGCGATTAAACTCAATTGGAATTAAGCAAATTTATGGTGGTAACTATTGTACCTATACTGAGCGAGATCTGTTTTATTCATATCGTCGAGAAAACAAGACAGGAAGAATGGCAACAATGATCTGGTTTGAGAAAAATTAAACCAGCGGTGACAATTATCATGCCTCTTGTTGTAAATTTAACTAAGATATCTATTCATTATCTTCTTCGTAATGACTAATGAAGAGTGGTAAAATTGATATGCCGGTTAACTTATTTCCCAATCAATATGATGAAACTCAACCCAAGCATTGCCATGCGCTGAATAAACATATATGAATAATAAACCGACGAAAATACGATAAAACATCACCATCATCAATAAAAAAATATTGGTCAATAATAATGCTATCTTATTAAAGATTAAAGCATAACTTATGGATAAGATTGATTTTTTATGTTTAGTTGTTAATCGTAAAAGATTACTCAATATTGGCAAATTTATGTGTTTGTAGACTTAACATCCATTTATTATCAATACGTTTATGATTAATCTTACCTAACAACTCAATGGTATCAAACATATTCATCTCACCATTGACTTCGCAAGGTGACAAATAGTATCGCTTAGCTTGAATATGCTGCTCAATATAGTAACAAAAATCGATAAATCCCGTCTGTTTCTCTGCGACAATTCTTATTTCACTAGCTGTTGGTTGCAAAATTTTTTGATAACGATGGTGATAACAAAATTTAGGACTCAGTGCAATATAATCAATCAGCGGATCGACTTTACCTAGTCCATTACTCTCAATAGCGATATAATAGCCAGCTTGTTTTAAATGCGTTAATAATGAAGATAACTCTTTAACCATTGTGGGCTCACCACCGGTAATGATAATATTGCTACTTTTATATTGCTTAACTTTTGCAACTATTTGCTCTAACGTAAAACGTTGAAATTTGCGGAAATTAGTATCACACCAACTACAATTTAAATTACAGCCAGCAAAACGAATAAAAATAGCTGGCATACCAGTGTTATAACCTTCGCCTTGTAAAGATTCGAAGATTTCAACAATACGATATTCGATCATTTTTCGCCCCGATGATACTCACAGTAAGAAGTAGGGGTTTCCCAAAGCTTAATCATCGACACGGGTAGAAATTGTGATAAGTGGTCAAAAATAAATTTACTCATTCCTTCTGCAGTAGTGCGACAAGGAAAAGCAAAAATTTTACGTTGCATTTGCTGCAAAAGCTCAGCTATTTGCCTTTCATTAGTATTATTTTGATTATAAAGATAAGCATGATCGAGTTGGTCGATAATTTGCTGTTTTACAACTGATTTTATGTCAGCATAATCCATCACCATATCAGCACTTGAACCGTTGGTAATAAGTTCATTGCTGATTTCGACTAACAAACGGTAAGTATGACCATGTAGATTATGACATTTTCCATTATGCCCATCTAACATATGACAAGCATCAAACTGGAACTCTTTAGCAATTTTAAACATATTTCTTTCCTAGTTTTTTTTCGTGGGATGGATTACGAACCACGGTTAGCTAACCTAACAAAATAAAGCGGCTAATATAAAGGATAAAAGCTTGAGTGTCATCCAAATTTACTAAACATTTTTGTTTAAGTGCCGGTTTTTCAAACTACTTTATCTTTTATAAAGACGCGAGTAAAATATAAACGATTTTATTGCAAAAATTCGTCAAAAATATTGTTAATCAGCTCTTGAAATTTATTCTTCCACACTCATTTAGTGATTATGCAAATGGATTAAATGTGTTACACATTTAAACCAAATTTATTGCTTAGGAGATAAATAATATGAGGTTAGATAAACTCACTAACAAATTTCAACAAGCTTTAGCTGATGCGCAATCAATCGCATTAGGTAAAGACAATCAATATATAGAGCCGATCCATGTATTATCTGCCATGCTTAATCAAGAAGGCAGTGGGATTAATCCATTACTGGTGGCTTCAGGTGCAAATATTGCGACATTACAACAAGAATTAAATCAAGCAATTGAACGTTTACCCCAAGTTCAAGGCATTGGTGGTGAAGTTATTCCATCACAAGAATTAGTAAGAATTTTGAATCTATGTGACAAATTAGCGCAAAAAAATGGCGATAGCTATATTTCATCTGAATTATTCATACTAGCTGCATTAGATGAAAAAGGTAATTTAACCGATATTTTAAAAAGAGCAGGTGTCAGCAAAGACAAATTTAGCCAAGCAGTTAACCAAGTAAGAGGGAGTGATAACGTGAACGATCCTAATGCTGAAGATCAACGTGGTGCATTGAAAAAATATACCATTGATTTAACCGAAAGAGCCGAACAAGGCAAGCTTGATCCAGTCATTGGTCGTGATGAAGAGATTCGCCGAACCATTCAAGTATTGCAACGTCGAACTAAAAACAATCCAGTATTAATTGGTGAGCCAGGAGTTGGTAAAACAGCTATCGTAGAAGGTTTAGCACAACGTATTGTTAATCGTGAAGTGCCAGAAGGTTTACGTAACAAACGAGTATTATCATTAGATATGGGGGCATTAATTGCCGGTGCTAAATATCGTGGTGAATTTGAAGAACGCTTAAAAGCGGTACTTAAAGATATCGCCAAAGCCGAAGGTAGTATTATTCTCTTTATCGATGAAATACATACTATGGTCGGTGCTGGTAAAAGTGATGGAGCAATGGATGCTGGTAATATGTTAAAACCGGCATTAGCTCGAGGTGAGTTACACTGTGTTGGTGCCACCACGCTTGATGAATATCGTCAATATATCGAAAAAGATCCGGCATTAGAACGTCGTTTTCAAAAAGTATATGTAGCAGAACCGTCAGTTGAAGATACCATTGCAATATTGCGTGGTTTAAAAGAACGTTATGAACTGCATCATCATGTGCAAATTACCGATCCGGCAATTGTTGCAGCAGCAACCTTATCGCATCGTTATATCTCCGATCGTATGTTACCAGACAAAGCGATCGACTTAATTGATGAAGCAGCATCAAGTATCCGTATGCAAATGGACTCAAAACCAGAGTCATTGGATCGGCTTGAACGACGTATTATTCAGCTCAAACTTGAACAACAAGCGCTCAAGAAAGAGTCTGATGATGCAAGTAAAAAACGACTTGAGATGTTAAATGATGAACTTGCTGAAAAAGAAAAGGCTTATGCATCACTTGAAGAAGAGTGGAAATCAGAGAAGGCTGCGCTTTCGGGTACTCAAAATATCAAGGCCGAGTTGGAAAAAGCACGTACTGAAATAGAACAGGCTCGCCGAATGGGCGACTTAAACAAGATGTCCGAACTACAGTATGGCAAAATCCCAGAATTAGAGAAGAAACTAGCAGCAGCCACACAGCTAGAAGGTAAAACTATGAAGTTATTGCGTAACAAAGTCACCGATAACGAAATTGCTGAAGTTTTATCGAAAGCAACAGGTATTCCTGTATCGAGAATGCTAGAGAGTGAAAAAGAAAAACTGTTACATATGGAAGACGCCCTACATAAACGTGTTATTGGTCAAAATGAAGCGGTGGTTGCTGTGGCCAATGCTATTCGTCGTAGTCGAGCAGGGCTTTCTGATCCGAATAAACCGATTGGTTCCTTCTTATTCTTAGGACCGACAGGTGTTGGTAAAACAGAACTTTGCAAAGCATTGGCTAACTTTATGTTTGACAGTGAAGATGCTATGGTACGTATCGACATGTCTGAGTTTATGGAAAAACATTCTGTAGCTCGATTAATCGGTGCACCTCCTGGTTATGTTGGTTATGAAGAAGGAGGCTATCTCACTGAAGCAGTGAGACGACGACCATACTCTGTTATCTTACTCGATGAAGTCGAAAAAGCACATCCAGATGTTTTTAACATCTTATTACAAGTATTGGATGATGGACGATTAACTGATGGACAAGGTCGTACTGTTGATTTTCGTAATACAGTAATTATCATGACATCTAACTTAGGTTCTGATCTGATTCAAGGTCAAGTCGAACTGAGTTACGACGAGATGAAAGCGTTAGTCATGACTGTGGTAACTAAACACTTTAGACCGGAGTTTATCAATCGTATTGATGAAACTGTGGTATTCCATCCATTAGGACAAGAAAACATCAAAGCAATTGCGAAAATTCAATTAGCTCATGTTGAAAAACGTCTTGATGAGCGTGGATATGAAATGGATATCTCTGATGCCGCACTGGAACAATTAGCTAAAGTTGGTTTTGACCCAATTTATGGTGCAAGACCATTAAAACGTGCAATACAACAAGAGATTGAAAATCCATTAGCACAACAGATTCTATCTGGCAAATTAGTTCCGGGTAAAACGATTCATCTAGATTTGGATGATGGTAATATTGTTGCCAAACAGTAAAGCTACTTATTGATTGGTTGTCGAAATTACAACAATATTAATAAAGCCAAAAAGCCTGAAAATTAATTTTCAGGCTTTTTTATTTATAGCATTAGTATTCTTATTTATGAAAAAATCAAACTCATTTAATTAGATAAAAAATTGAGGAAAGGGGTTTTTAGTTTATCAAAACTAAATTATGTAATCTTTGTGATTAAATATAAAATTGAAAATAACTTAATTTAACAAAGAAGACCTAGACTTTAGGTGGACTTCTTATTTTTCTATAATTTAATATCAAAGATCGTACTTAGTCGTATATATAACCAGGTATTAATTTACCTTTGTACCATACTTTATCATTATAAAGAATATTATCTTCACCTATTACACTAGGATTTTCAGTATAAATATTATTACGATTAAGTAAACAATTATTATATTCTAAATCAGTGCATTGACGATTTTGCTTACTATCGAAATTATAATAATGGCAGCTATTGCTTTTATTAACATATCGATAATTATGATAATCGTAAATCGCAGTTATTTTGGTTAAGACTCTGTGATTTTGATCATCAAAATCATAACAGTCTTTACTGCCTTCAGCCGATCTATCTTTTGGATTAAAGATTATATCACTGCCCCAAAGATGAGTTGCGATAAATTTATTATGATGGTTGATATAATAATCATAATTGGAACCTCGTCTAGCATTAAATTTGTAACGTTCAATTGCTAAATCTGCAACGCCATCAAAATTAATATCTTGTAGATGAATGCTATAAATTGAATTGTAGCTATAATTCAAATTTTCGATTTTTTGTAATAATTTGTTGGATGCTTGCTCATAAATATTAATTCCATATAACTTAATCTTTTCATTTTTTTGTTTTCGTAATACAGCGGTAAAGTAGATATTTTCTAAACTATCGTATTGTAATAATTCAATATTATTAAATTCGCTGCTAATATCTTCTTCATTGATGAAAAAATCTCTTTGCAATTTGATTGGCTTTAAGCGTTGTTGATGTTCATCAAACCAAACTCCAGTTAACTCATGATTTAAAATTATATAGTCACCGCCATAGTCATCAGTTTGATCAAATTTAATATTATCTAATTTAATATAAGAGAGTTGGTTATTATTAGTATTTGAAGAGTTTGTATTATAAAAAACGACACTTTTGTTATCTACATTAAATGAACTTTGATCTAGTACCAAAGACTGCCAAAGTTGGTCAGGATTACGCTTATCAATTAAGAAATGTAACGAAGTAATGCTACTATTGAAATATAAAGTAATATCTTTATTAGAACTATTGTCAGTAAATGCATAAATTGCACATTTACCTGAGAACGAAAGACAAAGACAAATTAAAAACAATATATTTTTCATATTAATAATCATTCAAACTGATTGCTTTTTACGAGTTAGCAAAATTTAAGAAAAGAATTTTTCAATTATCAAAATTCTTAGTTTTAGTATCTATTATAATAAGCAGTCAGTTTATTTTATATCCATTGAATTATTATTACTGTTATCAACTTAATAGTCACTACATAACACAAAATATTTTTAAAAGAGATTCAATAGTCATTTTTAGCAAAATTGATCATTCCAAATAGTACAAAAGTACATAATCAGAACTTTACTTTACATATCTTGACAAATTAACCCCAATTACTATTTGATAAAATGGGTTATTTTAATTATACTTTTTTGGTCAAAAAAATGTTTATTATTTAATATAAAACAATGGGGTGTGTTTTAAGTTACCTGGAGGTTAGTCAAGCTATAGTCAGTTGGAAGTTAAATATTACTTGAAATTATTTATAATAATTAATAGCAAAATATATTCAAATTATTTAATTGAAAATTGTTTTTATTCTTAAAGTGAACCACTTCCCCCCATAGCAATATTAATATAGATAATTCATTGAATTGCAGACATTTAATTTTCAAAACTGTAGTTCTCTCAATTGAATAGTACAAGTGTGTTTTCGAGCAACCTTTGCACTATAAAGTTTGTATCATTATAGATAAAAATCAATAACAGTTGTTCTTCAAAATTAGTAAGCATAAATTAATTTATGCATGTATTACCAAATTAAATATAAAGCAAAACAGATAACCAAATTTGTTTTGATTATATTTTTGTCAGAAAAGTAATTTTATAACAATAAAACAATGAAGTGTGAATAAATGGGATTCGGAGTATGTTTAAATACAATTATTTAAAAAATAGTCATAACTTGAAATTATTTTCAATACTATTGTTGGGAATTTATTCTAAATTTGTAATTGAAAATCGTTTTATATTTTCAGTATTTAAACATTTACTACCATGCAATTTCGCTAAAGATAAATTATTATCTAGTCGTTATTTACGGTTTTTTTTGTTGTCTTCAATTTATAGTATAGTAAAATTAACTAAGAAAATACAAAAGGTTAATTCAAATTTATTTAATCCGTTGGCAAAAATCAGTTTTTTTTTCATAATTATCATGGTTAATTCTGTTTATGCTTTGAATGTCACTACAGCTGAAAGTATACAAGGTTCTCAACCTTATTTAACTTTAGGTAATGGCAGCATTAAAGCTGATAATAGTGATTCTTTATTAAGCATTACTCTTTCTAATGGCAAAGTTATCACTCCTAGTGATGATGTTTCAAGTATAACTAATCCAATATATTTACCTCATTCAAAACAGTCTTTTACAAGGATTAGAACCATTATTCCATTCACTGAACAAGGAAATCCTAATTATCCGCAAGTGAAAATTTCTGATCTACTGGGCTCGCCGTTTAACTTTTATGCTGATGATGATGGTGATGGTTTTGATGAAAATGGTAATGTTACTGCAACAGCTAGCGGTAATATCAGTTTGAAATGGGAGGCTCGGAATCCGAAAGTGCCCGATATTAATGCTCAAAATGCGTATATTGACATTACTTCAACAGTAAAAAATAATCCTAGAGAAATGATTAGTTTATGTGATAGTCCATATCGCTTAACGATAAGTACTAGTAATGGTGAATTAAAAACTGAATACGGCAAACCTAATAACAATATTTTTACTCAAAAAAGTCATACTTACTATATAAGTGCTAAAATGTTGCCAACAGTCTGTTATGCTCAGCCGAATTTACTTTATGATAACGCTTCTTATGGCAACAATATGATCAATGTAGATTATGATGGCCCTCTTTGGGATTCAGCCAAGCTTTCAGATAATGAATATAGAGGTTTTCCAAGTAAAGGTTTTAAAGTAAGAAATGCGCATACTAGTGGTGAATATGAAGGCGAAAATTCAGTCTACAATAATAACTTTCCAAGTACTGGCTCAAATGGCTTATATTTTTATTTACTCCTTAAAGGAGCAACACCAGAAGAGATGTTAGCCGCCAATGGTAGTACGATAATCGCTAAAGAAGGTGGTAGGGTGAAGTTATCACTATCTGTTGAATCTACACCAAAATGGAGGCATGATGACAGATTACCTGCTCCCATCCCTTATTGGAATAGTGAGCCAGCATTAAAGGTTACATTATCTGGACCACATAGTGGTTCTAACACTAAAACGTTTAATCCCGCTACTTTTAAACTCTATACCGATAGTGCTGAGACACATACATTATATGAATTTAAAATAATGCGTTGGTATATTCCGCAACCTAAAGTTACTTATGGTGAAGGTGATGCGAGAAAATGGTCAAAGAGCGATGCGCAGTCTTATCAAGCAAAAGCTCGTGCTTATTGTTCAAGTTTAGGTGCTAATTATCGTTTGGCAAATATTAGCGATTTTACTAATGCTAATCGATATCGCTATGGCTGGAATAGCGGTATTGCTGGTAGAGGTTCTAAAGCGTATCGTCGTCAGTTAAGCTACCTTTCGGCTGGTAACTGGGTAGGTGGTATAAATAATGAATGGGGATGTTTAGTTAATGATTGGAATGCTGCAGGTAGTGATCAGTACCGTTGCAGTGGTTATTCTGGTAGTGATTGGGATTCATATGCATATTGGACTGACAATTTAGCTAAAGATGTTACTGACTCTGAGGATGAAGCAAAACCATTAGTCAATCCTATGAATGTAGGCGAACCTATGGTTTATGATTCTTATGACTATCAGTATCGGGCAGCTTGTGTTAGCCCGTAAAGCTACTTTCCATCAGTAATTACTTACCACTGTTGCTAGTGAAAAAACTGGCAACAAATTTATCCTCTTAAGTATTCAATCAAATAGAATTATTTCTAATTATTTTTATGATTAAAACATAGTGTAGACTAATAAGTTCCACTCAGTTCAACGAACAAAAAGAATTAATTTTTGTCAACGTGTTGGATAGATAATTACCTAACTGATAAGAAGTAGATGTGTTTTTAATGATTATATAAAAATTTCTGTCAGCAACAGATATTAGGTTAGATATCAAATTTTTATATAAAAGATAAGCAACTTATTAGTGAATAGTTACTTAGTCTTTTTAATCATTAATTAAAAGGGATTTTTAGAATTTAAAAAACCCTGTTCTCAAATTTGTCTATGAAATAATTAAAACGGTTATAAAGCGTTTTAATTCTGATTTAGATCATTACATCTAATATAAATTGTCAGAATATTAATATTAGTAAACTTAAACTACAGTCATATAAACTTGATTATTCAGTAAATTTTTAGGATCAAACTGTTGTTTAATTGTACGCATTAATTGGCGATTTGCTTCAGGAATTGCAGCATTGTAATAACTTACTTTCGCCGTTCCGATGCCATGTTCCGCAGAAGGCAATCCTCCTAATTCAAGACATTTTTGATAAAGCGCTTGGTGAACATTTTGCAGATCAGATTGCCATTGTTTGTCATCACGATTATCACGTAAAATGCATAGATGAATGTTACCATCGCCAGCGTGACCAAAGGCTAACATACGCATGTGGGTTTGTGTTTCTAGTTGTTTGGTGAAATTAATGAAATCGCTAATGCGATTTATTGGTACC
This window contains:
- the leuS gene encoding leucine--tRNA ligase produces the protein MQEQYRPDEIEAKVQKHWQEDKTFHVTEDPSKEKYYCLSMLPYPSGRLHLGHVRNYTIGDTISRYQRLNGKNVLQPIGWDAFGLPAEGAAVKNNTAPAKWTYENIAYMKKQLQLLGFGYDWDREVTTCRPEYYKWEQWFFTKLFEKGLVYKKTSAVNWCPNDQTVLANEQVVEGCCWRCNTPVERKEIPQWFIKITEYADELLNDLDTLESWPEQVKTMQRNWIGRSEGVEFDFAVENYSDKLRVYTTRPDTLMGVSFVSVAAEHPLAQLAAQNNPKIADFIAECKTTKTAEADMATMEKKGMATGFFAIHPLTGAKVPVWIANFVLIEYGTGAVMAVPGHDERDYEFASKYNLPIKPVILTQDDQVPDLSQQAYTEHGKLFNSGEFDGLNFEQAFNAIADKLIALGIGNRKVNYRLRDWGVSRQRYWGAPIPMVTLEDGTTIPTPEDQLPVILPENVEMNGITSPIKADQNWAKTMVNGQPALRETDTFDTFMESSWYYARYTCPHYDKGMLDENAANYWLPVDQYVGGIEHAIMHLLYFRFFHKLMRDFGLVKSDEPAKRLLCQGMVLADAFYYTSPTNERIWVSPTEVTIERDDKGRIAKATDNKGNELVHAGMTKMSKSKNNGIDPQEMVEKYGADTVRLFMMFASPADMTLEWQESGVEGANRFIKRVWRLVYEHAQRGKTTALDLSKLTADQKALRRELHKTIAKVSDDIGRRQTFNTAIAAVMEFMNRLQKAPQDTDQDRALMDESLNAVVRLLYPMMPHACFVMWQALGHSETIDNASWPTADESAMVEDEKLIVVQINGKVRGKFTVPADAEQDFVVEQAKQEPNIQKYLTDTTIRKVIYVPGKLLNLVVG
- the rluD gene encoding 23S rRNA pseudouridine(1911/1915/1917) synthase RluD, giving the protein MHKLKLSSEIEQTQLGMRLDQALSELFPDYSRSRIKEWIIDNKVLVNNNIVNKPKDKVLGGEKISIEVEIEEETYHQPEDIKLNIVYEDDHILVINKPRDLVVHPGAGNPNGTVLNALLYHYPDISRVPRAGIVHRLDKDTTGLMVVAKTIEAQTHLVESLQLREITREYEAVAMGIITAGGTVDQPITRHPTKRTHMAVFPTGKPAVTHYRVMEKYRLHTRLRLRLETGRTHQIRVHMAHIAHPLVGDPLYGGRPRPPKGASESFIQTLRDFDRQALHATMLRLYHPITGELMEWHAPIPEDMQKLIQELQLDTELHKDELDW
- the pgeF gene encoding peptidoglycan editing factor PgeF translates to MKSIYPYWPAPTNIRAFTTTRIGGVSSTPFDSLNLGSRTGDDLNDIVENRRLIINAEKIPSEPYWLNQTHSTTVLDISEIQLQPATGLIGSSERFEADGSYTRQVNQVSVVLTADCMPVLFCSIEGNEVAAAHAGWRGLCHGILEETAKKFYCKASDIIVWLGPAIGATKFEVGGEVKKQFEAYDANAHHAFKLIDAKQQKYLADLYMIAKQRLNSIGIKQIYGGNYCTYTERDLFYSYRRENKTGRMATMIWFEKN
- a CDS encoding 7-carboxy-7-deazaguanine synthase QueE, with the translated sequence MIEYRIVEIFESLQGEGYNTGMPAIFIRFAGCNLNCSWCDTNFRKFQRFTLEQIVAKVKQYKSSNIIITGGEPTMVKELSSLLTHLKQAGYYIAIESNGLGKVDPLIDYIALSPKFCYHHRYQKILQPTASEIRIVAEKQTGFIDFCYYIEQHIQAKRYYLSPCEVNGEMNMFDTIELLGKINHKRIDNKWMLSLQTHKFANIE
- the queD gene encoding 6-carboxytetrahydropterin synthase QueD encodes the protein MFKIAKEFQFDACHMLDGHNGKCHNLHGHTYRLLVEISNELITNGSSADMVMDYADIKSVVKQQIIDQLDHAYLYNQNNTNERQIAELLQQMQRKIFAFPCRTTAEGMSKFIFDHLSQFLPVSMIKLWETPTSYCEYHRGEK